From one Lycorma delicatula isolate Av1 chromosome 2, ASM4794821v1, whole genome shotgun sequence genomic stretch:
- the Mob2 gene encoding MOB kinase activator 2 isoform X1 — protein sequence MGKARRKDKEPSSLCPDDPKLYLEEAVLERKLPDIDLRVLVDLPAGLDYNEWLASHTIAFFDHINLVYGTISEFCTMSGCPDMTGPGLRTYLWFDEKGKKTKVAAPQYIDYVMTFTQKTISDESVFPTKYANEFPSSFESIVRKILRLLFHVLAHMYHCHFREVVLLNLHQHLNCVFAHLTLFNDRFDLIESRETEILSDLVVALKILEPDPQLQSQSQTVANEVVATINSTSLIPEQTSLLLSSPTPNSQEVIAQIGH from the exons GAAAGCCCGACGGAAAGATAAAGAGCCTTCGTCACTTTGTCCTGAtgatccaaaattatatttagaagaaGCTGTTCTAGAACGAAAATTACCAGACATCGATTTAAGAGTTCTAGTTGATCTTCCAGCAGGATTAGATTATAATGAATGGCTTGCATCTCACA cAATTGCGTTTTTTGATCACATTAATTTGGTGTATGGTACAATATCAGAATTCTGTACAATGTCGGGGTGTCCAGACATGACTGGCCCTGGGCTGCG GACATATCTTTGGTTTGATGAAAAGGGTAAGAAGACAAAAGTAGCTGCACCTCAGTACATTGATTATGTTATGACCTTCACACAGAAAACTATAAGCGATGAATCTGTGTTCCCAACCAAATATg caAATGAATTTCCAAGTTCATTTGAATCGATTGTTCGAAAGATTCTGAGGCTTTTGTTTCATGTGCTAGCACATATGTACCATTGCCACTTCCGTGAAGTGGTCTTATTAAATCTACATCAACATCTGAATTGTGTTTTTGCACATCTAACGCTCTTCAACGATAGGTTTGACCTTATTGAAAGTAGGGAGACAGAAATATTGAGTGATTTAGTCGTCGCTCTAAAAATATTGGAACCCGATCCACAATTGCAATCACAATCGCAAACGGTCGCAAATGAAGTGGTCGCTACGATCAATTCTACGTCACTTATCCCCGAACAGACCTCCCTGTTGTTATCATCACCGACACCGAATAGTCAGGAAGTTATTGCACAGATAGGTCATTAG